One window from the genome of Pseudomonadota bacterium encodes:
- a CDS encoding YigZ family protein produces MRCLIPAGPVDAVLEIKRSRFLTHIAHAGSARDAEACIARQRAHHPTANHVCWAFIAGAPGHTTAVGCSDDGEPSGTAGKPMLNVLQHGEIGFVVAATARYFGGTKLGTGGLVRAYTQAVADALATLETQPWRARTAVRVTGPYAAESALRRVLAAHTAPVEDTRYTDSVELLSSVPSDQLDALQRAVRDASHGLAEVSTR; encoded by the coding sequence ATGCGTTGCCTCATACCCGCTGGCCCGGTGGACGCGGTGCTCGAGATCAAGCGGTCGCGCTTCTTGACCCACATCGCGCACGCCGGCAGCGCACGTGACGCCGAGGCCTGCATCGCTCGGCAACGCGCGCATCACCCCACCGCGAACCACGTCTGTTGGGCGTTCATTGCCGGTGCCCCGGGGCACACCACGGCCGTGGGCTGCTCGGACGACGGCGAGCCGAGCGGCACCGCCGGAAAACCCATGCTCAACGTGCTGCAGCACGGCGAAATCGGCTTTGTGGTTGCCGCTACCGCACGCTACTTCGGCGGCACCAAACTGGGCACCGGCGGGCTGGTGCGCGCCTACACGCAGGCGGTGGCCGATGCACTGGCCACCCTCGAGACACAGCCCTGGCGTGCGCGGACCGCCGTGCGCGTCACCGGCCCGTACGCCGCCGAGTCCGCGTTGCGTCGTGTGCTGGCCGCACACACGGCACCGGTTGAAGACACGCGCTACACCGACAGCGTCGAACTGCTGAGCAGCGTACCGTCGGACCAACTCGATGCCCTGCAACGGGCCGTGCGCGACGCCAGCCACGGCCTGGCCGAGGTCAGCACACGGTGA
- a CDS encoding TIGR02281 family clan AA aspartic protease, translated as MSTRRTGLVMMALAWVVGGALLALVFNRTLDDRHNPNDNPDTRTRGELVEVTLRANRQGHFVAGGEVNGQRARFLLDTGATDVVLSAELAERAGLTRGRASRARTANGTITVYDTVINRVRLGGIELPRVNASINPRMSGDHVLLGMSFLGQLELVQRDGTLVLRQHP; from the coding sequence GTGAGCACGCGGCGAACCGGTCTGGTCATGATGGCCCTCGCCTGGGTCGTCGGCGGTGCCCTGCTCGCGTTGGTGTTCAACCGCACACTCGACGACCGCCACAACCCCAATGACAACCCCGACACGCGCACGCGCGGTGAACTCGTGGAGGTGACCCTGCGGGCCAACCGCCAGGGTCACTTCGTCGCTGGCGGCGAGGTCAACGGGCAACGCGCACGCTTCCTGCTCGACACTGGCGCGACCGACGTGGTGTTGTCGGCCGAGCTGGCAGAGCGCGCCGGCCTGACCCGGGGTCGGGCGTCCCGCGCACGTACCGCGAATGGCACGATCACGGTCTATGACACGGTCATCAACCGTGTGCGCCTCGGTGGGATCGAACTGCCACGCGTGAACGCCAGCATCAACCCGCGCATGAGCGGCGACCACGTGCTGCTCGGCATGAGCTTTCTCGGTCAGCTCGAACTCGTCCAGCGCGACGGCACGCTGGTGCTGCGACAGCACCCCTGA
- a CDS encoding polysaccharide deacetylase: MLRNPIPWPNGARCAVAITFDMDADSLIHIARPADSHRRLYPTSMGRYGPNVALPRILDTYRRFGLSQSFFIPGWCLETYPETAEAILQGGHEIGYHGYLHEDPIVTYGEQRAWFDRTLAVHARVCGGAPAGYRAPVYNITDEVLDLLIEHGFRYDSSMMADDIPYRVETARGGLYEMPVHWGTDDWPPFAHYEEIGYMMPVQAPSAGLAGFWEEFEAQYAVGGFFMLIVHPFLTGRLARWRLVEAWIERTLNERDVWFTTLGGIADHLDALTAAGSWQPSTERLPYVDSPPAGS, from the coding sequence ATGTTGCGCAACCCCATCCCCTGGCCAAACGGTGCACGGTGCGCCGTCGCCATCACCTTCGACATGGACGCCGACAGCCTGATCCACATCGCCAGGCCCGCCGACAGCCACCGACGGCTCTACCCGACCTCGATGGGGCGGTATGGGCCCAACGTGGCCTTGCCGCGTATCCTCGACACCTACCGCCGATTCGGTTTGTCGCAGTCCTTCTTCATTCCGGGCTGGTGCCTGGAGACCTACCCCGAGACCGCCGAAGCCATTTTGCAAGGCGGACACGAAATCGGCTACCACGGCTACCTGCACGAAGACCCGATCGTGACCTACGGTGAGCAGCGCGCGTGGTTCGATCGCACCTTGGCCGTGCATGCGCGGGTGTGCGGTGGTGCGCCGGCCGGCTATCGGGCTCCGGTGTACAACATCACCGACGAGGTGCTGGATCTCCTGATCGAGCACGGTTTCCGCTACGACAGCTCGATGATGGCCGACGATATCCCCTACCGGGTCGAGACCGCGCGCGGCGGGTTGTACGAGATGCCGGTGCACTGGGGCACCGACGACTGGCCGCCGTTCGCGCACTACGAGGAAATCGGCTACATGATGCCGGTGCAGGCGCCGAGTGCGGGCCTTGCAGGCTTCTGGGAGGAGTTCGAGGCGCAGTATGCGGTCGGCGGGTTCTTCATGCTGATCGTGCACCCGTTTCTGACCGGTCGACTCGCGCGCTGGCGGTTGGTCGAAGCCTGGATCGAGCGCACCCTGAACGAACGCGACGTCTGGTTCACCACACTCGGCGGCATCGCCGACCACCTCGATGCGCTGACCGCGGCGGGCAGCTGGCAACCGTCGACCGAGCGGCTGCCGTACGTCGACTCACCGCCGGCCGGCAGCTGA
- a CDS encoding ABC transporter ATP-binding protein, producing MSEPLARFSQVRKQFGDFVAVENMNLEIARGEFLAIMGSSGCGKTTTLRMLAGLETPTTGGIHIDGRLMNDVKPHERDTPLVWQSLALFPFLSARENVEFGLKMRGVAAPERRRRALDWLERMEIGAFADRDISTLSGGQRQRVALARSLVMEPEMLLLDEPLSALDANLVIRMQAVLTQLQRELGITFVYVTHSQSEAFAMADRVVIMSQGRIDQIGTPKDIYRAPANRFVAEFVGRNNILAGEVTGNDAGDAAVATPSGRYRVPGTAAGEGARIEFVVSADRVSVSTEAPDDANRVQCTLISEEFVGSVVTLFCESDDGTEFKVQVQERELNQHELSSGDTVWLSWRPEDVHVLDGD from the coding sequence ATGTCTGAACCACTTGCCCGCTTTAGCCAGGTGCGGAAGCAGTTCGGCGACTTCGTCGCCGTCGAGAACATGAACCTCGAGATCGCCCGCGGCGAGTTTCTCGCGATCATGGGTTCCTCGGGCTGCGGCAAAACCACGACCTTGCGCATGCTGGCGGGTCTGGAGACGCCGACCACCGGCGGGATCCACATCGACGGGCGGCTCATGAACGACGTCAAACCGCACGAGCGGGATACGCCGTTGGTCTGGCAATCGCTCGCCCTGTTTCCGTTTCTGAGTGCGCGCGAAAACGTCGAGTTCGGACTGAAGATGCGCGGCGTGGCTGCGCCGGAGCGCCGACGACGCGCCCTCGATTGGCTCGAGCGCATGGAGATCGGGGCCTTTGCCGACCGCGACATCAGTACGCTGTCCGGCGGGCAGCGGCAACGCGTCGCCCTGGCGCGTTCGTTGGTGATGGAGCCGGAGATGTTGTTGCTCGACGAGCCGCTCTCGGCGCTCGACGCCAACCTCGTGATCCGCATGCAGGCGGTGCTGACCCAACTGCAGCGCGAGCTCGGCATCACTTTCGTCTACGTGACCCATTCGCAGTCCGAAGCCTTCGCCATGGCGGACCGCGTGGTGATCATGAGCCAGGGTCGGATCGACCAGATCGGCACACCCAAGGACATCTACCGGGCACCTGCGAACCGCTTCGTCGCTGAATTCGTGGGCCGCAACAACATCCTGGCCGGCGAGGTCACCGGAAACGACGCCGGCGACGCCGCTGTGGCGACCCCGTCCGGCCGCTACCGGGTCCCCGGCACCGCGGCAGGTGAGGGGGCGCGGATCGAGTTCGTCGTTTCGGCGGACCGTGTGTCGGTGTCGACCGAGGCACCCGACGACGCCAACCGCGTGCAGTGCACGTTGATATCCGAGGAGTTTGTTGGCTCGGTGGTCACACTCTTCTGCGAGAGCGACGACGGCACCGAATTCAAGGTCCAGGTCCAGGAGCGCGAGCTCAACCAGCACGAGCTCAGCAGTGGTGACACGGTCTGGCTCAGTTGGCGTCCCGAGGACGTGCACGTCCTCGACGGCGATTGA
- a CDS encoding ABC transporter permease: MRLSNAVFGAYVLAVFAFVFAPIAFSLVFSFNSQRFPTIPLGDFSTEWYEKILADPDVWKAAINSLTVSACAALIATFLGFCTAYSDYRYRFRFKGAFLALILLPPTIPLIIMALAMLAWLSKLGLSGQLGSIIIAHSVLTAPFAMAIIRLRLNQMDPDLESAAWNLGGSEWQTMWHVILPFCRPAIVSALCLAAAVSFDEFAVAWFVSGLNQTVPVVILEIVQGNIDPQVNAIGTFVFLISITLIVLAQVVFISRRVKGHSHHV, translated from the coding sequence GTGAGGCTGTCCAACGCGGTGTTTGGCGCCTATGTGCTCGCCGTGTTTGCCTTCGTGTTTGCGCCGATTGCGTTCAGCCTGGTGTTCTCGTTCAATTCGCAGCGCTTTCCGACGATCCCGCTGGGGGACTTTTCCACCGAATGGTACGAGAAGATCCTCGCGGACCCCGACGTCTGGAAGGCCGCGATCAACTCGCTGACGGTCTCGGCCTGTGCGGCGTTGATCGCGACCTTTCTGGGTTTTTGCACAGCTTACTCCGACTACCGCTACCGGTTCCGCTTCAAGGGGGCCTTCCTCGCGCTGATTCTTCTGCCGCCGACGATCCCGCTGATCATCATGGCGCTCGCCATGCTCGCCTGGCTGTCCAAGCTTGGCTTGTCGGGCCAGCTGGGGTCGATCATCATCGCGCACTCGGTGCTTACTGCGCCGTTCGCGATGGCGATCATCCGGCTGCGGTTGAACCAGATGGACCCCGATCTCGAGTCGGCTGCCTGGAACCTCGGTGGCAGTGAGTGGCAGACGATGTGGCACGTCATTTTGCCGTTCTGCCGGCCGGCAATCGTCTCGGCGCTCTGCCTCGCGGCGGCGGTCTCCTTCGACGAGTTTGCCGTCGCGTGGTTCGTCTCCGGGCTCAACCAGACCGTGCCCGTCGTCATCCTCGAAATCGTGCAAGGCAACATCGATCCCCAGGTGAACGCCATTGGCACCTTCGTCTTTCTGATCTCCATCACGCTGATCGTGCTCGCCCAGGTGGTGTTCATCAGCCGTCGCGTCAAGGGCCACAGCCACCATGTCTGA
- a CDS encoding ABC transporter permease: MTRKPDVYALTWRLPIILWQVLFFVGPLLFMVAISFYLVKNYRMTEAFEFVNWQKMLSRSYFWDSYWYTLFIATVSAITAMLVAFPAAYALAFRASESVRRFAIFLLIIPFFSSYIVRTFSWYVILAESGVLNAALGYVGLGPFKMLNTHFGTLVGYLTLTLPLAVILQTVSMANIDKTLVEAARNLGCKPLATLWRVIIPLASTGLIVAMLFCFILSFGDFVAPFYLGGSQEPTLPILILDTTKSGQQWPRAAVVAIMMMATLFTVAFAAIAFAYRKGGAR, translated from the coding sequence ATGACGCGCAAGCCCGACGTCTACGCCCTCACGTGGCGGCTGCCGATCATCCTGTGGCAGGTGTTGTTCTTCGTTGGCCCCTTGCTGTTCATGGTGGCGATCTCGTTTTATCTGGTGAAGAACTACCGGATGACCGAGGCGTTCGAGTTCGTCAACTGGCAGAAGATGCTCTCGCGCAGCTACTTCTGGGACAGTTACTGGTACACGCTGTTCATCGCCACCGTGAGTGCGATCACCGCCATGCTGGTCGCGTTTCCGGCGGCTTACGCGCTGGCCTTCAGAGCGTCGGAATCGGTCCGCCGTTTCGCCATCTTTCTGCTGATCATCCCCTTCTTCTCGTCGTACATCGTGCGGACCTTTTCCTGGTATGTGATCCTCGCCGAGAGCGGGGTGTTGAACGCGGCGCTCGGCTACGTCGGACTCGGGCCGTTCAAGATGCTCAACACCCACTTCGGCACGCTGGTCGGTTACCTCACGCTGACGCTGCCGCTCGCCGTTATCCTCCAGACGGTCAGCATGGCGAATATCGACAAGACGCTGGTCGAAGCCGCGCGCAACCTCGGCTGCAAACCGCTGGCGACCCTGTGGCGGGTGATCATCCCGCTGGCGAGCACCGGGCTGATCGTCGCGATGTTGTTCTGTTTCATCCTGAGCTTCGGTGACTTCGTCGCGCCGTTCTACCTCGGCGGCTCGCAGGAGCCAACCCTGCCGATCCTGATCCTCGACACCACCAAGTCGGGGCAACAGTGGCCACGTGCTGCAGTGGTGGCCATCATGATGATGGCGACGCTCTTCACCGTGGCGTTCGCCGCGATTGCCTTTGCCTACCGGAAAGGGGGTGCTCGGTGA
- a CDS encoding spermidine/putrescine ABC transporter substrate-binding protein translates to MADDTPRKSMNRRDVLRMGGGAILSAPFISRAWATTTEINMLAWYGHGEPDIVGEFEEANNVKFVPKYYAGGDNMLALIAQSPPGTYDLILSDAEFVQQLNAAGYIDPLDAADYPFDDMLHSDFTEFPGHWKDGTLYSMMVRCGHLGVSYNTTAVSAEEATSYDAFWKKELAGKVGHFDWHLPSLGMMSLKNGNGAALWDLDDAAWQAVQDTTMSLRSQIGGYFDYGGTFNGLKNGEMLAMCGIGDWITGALERDGAPVASAIPKEGGIQWTESYSIGKGSEKADICKKFIQYMLSPAGQVKSAQMLAYPGFCITKAGRAALIEQDPAEAKRSHQMDGMPNEPIALINDGRVHYRDIPQQQSLEDWNDFWSEYKNA, encoded by the coding sequence ATGGCTGATGACACACCCCGGAAATCGATGAACAGACGCGACGTCTTGCGCATGGGCGGCGGCGCTATCCTGTCTGCGCCCTTCATCAGCCGTGCGTGGGCGACCACCACCGAGATCAACATGCTGGCCTGGTACGGCCACGGTGAGCCCGACATCGTCGGCGAGTTCGAGGAAGCCAACAACGTCAAATTCGTACCCAAGTACTACGCTGGTGGCGACAACATGCTCGCCTTGATCGCGCAGTCGCCGCCGGGCACCTACGACCTTATCCTCTCCGACGCGGAGTTCGTGCAGCAGCTCAACGCCGCGGGCTACATCGACCCGCTCGACGCGGCCGACTACCCCTTTGACGACATGCTGCACAGCGATTTCACCGAGTTTCCCGGGCACTGGAAGGACGGCACGCTGTACTCGATGATGGTGCGCTGTGGCCACTTGGGCGTGTCGTACAACACCACGGCGGTCAGTGCCGAGGAGGCGACGAGCTACGACGCCTTCTGGAAGAAAGAACTCGCCGGCAAGGTCGGGCACTTCGACTGGCACCTGCCGAGCCTCGGCATGATGAGCCTCAAGAACGGCAACGGCGCCGCGCTCTGGGACCTCGACGACGCGGCGTGGCAGGCGGTGCAGGACACCACGATGAGCCTGCGGTCGCAGATCGGCGGCTACTTCGATTACGGCGGCACCTTCAACGGGCTGAAGAACGGTGAGATGCTGGCGATGTGCGGCATCGGAGACTGGATCACCGGTGCACTCGAACGCGATGGCGCTCCGGTTGCCTCGGCGATTCCGAAAGAGGGCGGTATCCAGTGGACCGAGAGTTACTCGATCGGCAAGGGCAGCGAGAAGGCTGACATCTGCAAGAAGTTCATCCAGTACATGCTGTCGCCGGCCGGTCAGGTCAAATCGGCGCAGATGCTCGCGTACCCGGGCTTCTGCATCACCAAGGCGGGCCGCGCGGCGCTGATCGAACAGGACCCGGCGGAAGCCAAGCGCAGCCACCAGATGGACGGCATGCCGAACGAGCCGATTGCGTTGATCAACGACGGCCGGGTGCACTACCGCGATATCCCGCAGCAGCAGAGCCTCGAAGACTGGAACGACTTCTGGTCCGAGTACAAGAACGCCTGA
- a CDS encoding adenine phosphoribosyltransferase — translation MNRIDFHAAFKSVGPVVLPVIHVLDSARTLQNVRAVIAAGAPGCFLINHDFEPARFLPIIRDVRARCPSLWLGVNFLAVTGRHAFPMLATLQAEGCRVDAYWADDACVDEHGRDTEASEIAAVRANSGWDGLYFGGTCFKKQREVAPRHYASAARNAVPQMDVVTTSGVATGHQADLGKVGTFREAIGTAPLALASGITPENARDYGDVDCFMVATGINHPDNFYDIDPDRLDALMAVSRQLGQDTAHD, via the coding sequence ATGAATCGCATCGACTTCCACGCCGCGTTCAAGTCCGTCGGCCCGGTGGTGTTGCCGGTCATCCACGTGCTCGACAGCGCGCGCACCTTGCAGAACGTGCGGGCCGTGATTGCCGCCGGTGCGCCCGGCTGTTTTCTGATCAACCACGACTTCGAGCCCGCGCGGTTTCTGCCGATCATCCGCGACGTGCGCGCGCGCTGCCCGTCACTCTGGCTTGGCGTGAATTTCCTCGCGGTCACCGGACGACACGCGTTTCCGATGCTGGCGACCCTGCAGGCCGAGGGCTGCCGCGTCGATGCCTACTGGGCAGATGACGCCTGCGTCGACGAGCACGGCCGCGACACCGAGGCCAGCGAGATCGCCGCGGTTCGCGCCAACAGCGGCTGGGACGGCTTGTATTTCGGTGGCACCTGTTTCAAGAAGCAGCGCGAAGTCGCGCCGCGACACTACGCCAGCGCGGCACGCAACGCCGTGCCGCAGATGGATGTGGTGACCACGTCCGGTGTGGCCACCGGCCACCAGGCCGACCTCGGCAAGGTTGGCACCTTCCGCGAGGCCATCGGCACCGCGCCACTCGCCCTCGCCTCCGGGATCACACCCGAGAACGCACGCGACTACGGCGACGTCGACTGTTTCATGGTCGCCACCGGCATCAACCACCCCGACAATTTTTACGACATCGACCCCGACCGCCTCGACGCGCTGATGGCGGTGTCGCGACAGCTCGGCCAGGACACCGCACATGACTGA
- a CDS encoding phosphoribosyltransferase family protein, whose translation MTDSAKGPRDDRWYLNIMAPNTKGEHFAWLDPTSIYINQRAFTDLLDDLMSDLGEVDYDVVAGLDAMGFVLGAALAARSGCGFLPIRKAGKLCVDTDKVSFSNYSGRTQDMEMRLPAFAAGTRVLLVDQWIETGGTMQGAIELVQRQAGVVAGLVAIAIEANPQTEGYRTRFPCVSAVVPGSRWQDECNAQTLSSFAHYRPEAAFPTSDA comes from the coding sequence ATGACTGACTCCGCCAAAGGCCCGCGCGACGACCGCTGGTACCTGAACATCATGGCGCCGAACACCAAAGGCGAACATTTTGCGTGGCTTGACCCGACCTCGATCTACATCAACCAACGCGCGTTCACCGACCTCCTCGACGACCTGATGAGCGACCTCGGCGAGGTCGACTACGATGTGGTCGCGGGCCTCGACGCCATGGGCTTTGTACTCGGCGCGGCGCTCGCCGCGCGTTCGGGTTGCGGCTTCCTGCCGATTCGCAAGGCCGGCAAGCTGTGCGTGGACACCGACAAAGTGTCGTTCAGCAACTACTCTGGCCGAACCCAGGACATGGAGATGCGTTTGCCGGCGTTTGCTGCGGGCACGCGGGTGCTGCTGGTCGACCAGTGGATCGAGACCGGTGGGACGATGCAAGGCGCTATTGAGCTGGTGCAGCGCCAGGCCGGCGTGGTGGCAGGGCTGGTGGCAATCGCCATCGAGGCGAACCCGCAGACCGAGGGCTACCGTACCCGTTTTCCCTGCGTGTCGGCGGTGGTGCCGGGCTCACGCTGGCAAGACGAGTGCAACGCACAGACGCTCAGCAGCTTCGCGCACTACCGCCCCGAAGCGGCGTTTCCGACCTCCGACGCCTGA
- the nth gene encoding endonuclease III, with protein sequence MRKAERADYVMARLQALYPETPVPLDHSNTYTLLVAVLLSAQCTDARVNTVTPALFAHADNATAMTAVPFETIARIVKPCGLAPRKAEAIARLSEILVAEHGGEVPADWQALEALPGVGHKTASVVMSQGFGVPAMPVDTHIHRLAQRWGLSNGKSVEQTERDLKRLFPESSWNALHLQIIFYGREHCTARGCDGTVCEICRTCYPRRRKPVVTRKA encoded by the coding sequence ATGCGCAAGGCCGAGCGGGCCGACTACGTCATGGCCCGCCTGCAGGCGCTCTACCCCGAGACACCGGTACCTCTGGACCACAGCAACACCTACACCTTGCTGGTGGCCGTGTTGCTCTCGGCGCAGTGCACCGATGCGCGGGTCAACACCGTCACGCCCGCGCTCTTCGCGCACGCCGACAACGCCACCGCGATGACCGCGGTGCCGTTCGAGACCATCGCGCGCATCGTCAAACCCTGCGGCCTCGCACCGCGCAAGGCCGAGGCCATCGCCCGCCTCTCGGAGATCCTGGTGGCCGAGCACGGCGGTGAGGTACCGGCGGACTGGCAGGCGCTCGAAGCGTTGCCGGGGGTGGGGCACAAGACCGCGTCGGTGGTCATGAGTCAGGGCTTTGGTGTGCCGGCGATGCCGGTCGATACCCACATTCACCGGCTCGCGCAACGCTGGGGCCTGAGCAACGGCAAGAGCGTCGAGCAGACCGAGCGCGACCTGAAAAGGCTCTTTCCCGAATCGAGCTGGAATGCCTTGCACCTGCAGATCATCTTCTACGGGCGCGAGCACTGCACCGCGCGCGGCTGTGATGGCACGGTCTGCGAGATCTGTCGAACCTGTTACCCGCGCCGGCGCAAACCGGTGGTCACACGCAAGGCCTGA
- a CDS encoding bifunctional (p)ppGpp synthetase/guanosine-3',5'-bis(diphosphate) 3'-pyrophosphohydrolase, with the protein MCRGEPAIKHALHVDESVADSPDTVLEDLTAALAESDAARVQDAVELAWPVHLREAEASPVKAAIMLRRLGADAETRVAALLAPGAAGGGLSLDAVNERFGSSVASLVKNVRWMDSFAEAAGQTATGDVDGRSETIRRMLLTTVDDVRAVLVKLVYQLGLLQRLRQSDAGDRQRIARETLDIYAPLANRLGVAQLKWALEDLAFRECEPEAYKRVARALEERRTDREQYVEEFVQTLRGLLDKVGFDAAHVSGRAKHLYSIWRKMVRKRLEFDQLFDVRAVRVLVDDVRECYAVLGIVHNAWAPIPSEFDDYIANPKENGYRSLHTAVLGPGGRPVEVQVRTRDMDRDAELGVAAHWAYKEGGAFDQRLQQSITVLRQLLDGEGDVSQLASEALGERVYVFTPNGDVKDLPLGATPLDFAYAVHTEIGHRCRGAKVNGAIAALNRTLETGDRVEVLTARDARPSRNWLSRELGYLASSRSRAKVRAWFNARDFDENLAEGRHIIESELRRQNAHQLSAEDLVKPMRQESLTALCVALGRGSIGYSQLTGAIETLRRPVKQQPLFKPSQLERPAPGEISVRGVGQLLTRLAPCCNPVPYDDIVGFITRGKGVTVHRKDCNNVVNLSGADIQRLIEVEWGIETSGRYTAKLRIEAWDRNGLLRDISAVFSNAQIGLSAMKLDTDPAENITVIHLSCDVPDGDALNTAMTRLHQVPNVIDVRREAN; encoded by the coding sequence GTGTGCCGAGGAGAGCCGGCCATCAAACACGCACTGCACGTCGACGAGTCGGTCGCCGATTCACCGGACACGGTGCTCGAAGACCTCACCGCCGCGCTTGCGGAGAGCGACGCGGCACGCGTGCAGGACGCGGTGGAGCTCGCCTGGCCGGTGCACCTTCGCGAAGCCGAGGCGAGCCCGGTCAAGGCGGCCATCATGCTGCGTCGTCTCGGCGCCGACGCCGAGACGCGGGTCGCGGCCCTGCTCGCACCCGGTGCGGCTGGGGGTGGTCTCTCACTCGACGCCGTCAACGAGCGCTTCGGTTCGTCCGTGGCCAGCCTGGTGAAGAACGTCCGCTGGATGGACAGCTTCGCCGAGGCCGCAGGCCAGACGGCAACCGGGGATGTCGATGGGCGCTCGGAAACCATCCGGCGCATGCTGCTGACCACCGTCGATGATGTGCGCGCGGTGCTCGTCAAGCTGGTGTACCAACTCGGTCTGCTTCAGCGGCTGCGCCAGTCCGACGCCGGGGATCGCCAGCGCATCGCCCGTGAAACGCTCGACATCTACGCGCCGCTCGCCAACCGCCTCGGCGTGGCGCAGCTCAAGTGGGCGCTCGAAGACCTCGCCTTTCGCGAATGCGAGCCCGAGGCCTACAAGCGCGTTGCACGCGCGCTGGAGGAGCGCCGAACGGACCGTGAACAGTACGTCGAAGAGTTCGTCCAGACCCTGCGCGGGCTGCTCGACAAGGTCGGCTTCGACGCGGCGCACGTTTCCGGTCGCGCCAAGCACCTCTACAGCATCTGGCGCAAGATGGTGCGCAAGCGCCTCGAGTTCGACCAGCTCTTCGACGTGCGCGCGGTGCGCGTGTTGGTCGACGACGTGCGCGAGTGTTACGCGGTGCTCGGCATCGTGCACAACGCCTGGGCGCCGATCCCGAGCGAGTTCGACGACTACATCGCCAACCCCAAGGAGAACGGGTACCGCTCACTCCACACCGCGGTGCTCGGCCCGGGCGGCCGGCCCGTCGAAGTGCAAGTGCGTACCCGCGACATGGACCGCGATGCCGAGCTTGGCGTGGCAGCGCACTGGGCCTACAAGGAGGGCGGGGCGTTCGACCAGCGCCTGCAGCAGAGCATCACGGTGCTCCGTCAGTTGCTGGACGGCGAGGGCGATGTCAGCCAGTTGGCCAGCGAGGCACTCGGTGAGCGGGTGTATGTGTTCACACCGAACGGTGACGTCAAGGACCTGCCGCTCGGCGCAACGCCGCTCGATTTCGCCTACGCCGTGCACACCGAGATCGGCCACCGGTGCCGGGGTGCCAAGGTCAACGGTGCGATCGCCGCGCTGAACCGAACGCTCGAAACCGGTGACCGCGTCGAAGTGCTCACTGCGCGGGACGCGCGGCCGAGCCGCAACTGGTTGTCACGCGAGCTTGGTTACCTCGCCAGCAGCCGTTCACGCGCCAAGGTGCGGGCCTGGTTCAACGCGCGTGACTTCGACGAGAACCTGGCCGAGGGACGGCACATCATCGAGTCCGAGCTGCGGCGCCAGAACGCGCACCAGCTCAGTGCCGAGGACCTCGTCAAACCGATGCGGCAGGAGAGCCTGACAGCATTGTGCGTTGCGCTTGGCCGTGGCTCGATCGGCTACTCGCAGCTGACCGGCGCGATCGAAACCCTGCGCCGACCGGTGAAGCAACAGCCGCTGTTCAAACCCAGCCAGCTCGAGCGCCCCGCGCCTGGCGAAATCAGTGTGCGCGGTGTCGGCCAGTTGCTGACGCGCCTGGCACCCTGTTGCAACCCCGTTCCCTACGACGACATCGTCGGTTTCATCACCCGCGGCAAGGGCGTGACGGTGCACCGCAAGGACTGCAACAACGTGGTCAACCTCTCCGGCGCCGATATCCAGCGGCTGATCGAGGTGGAGTGGGGCATCGAAACGTCGGGTCGCTACACCGCCAAGCTCCGTATCGAAGCCTGGGACCGCAACGGCTTGTTGCGCGACATCTCGGCGGTGTTCAGCAACGCCCAGATCGGGCTGTCAGCGATGAAGCTCGACACCGACCCGGCAGAGAACATCACCGTGATCCACCTGAGTTGCGACGTCCCTGACGGCGACGCCCTGAACACCGCGATGACCCGCCTGCACCAGGTCCCGAATGTCATCGACGTGCGGCGGGAGGCGAACTGA